In the Ctenopharyngodon idella isolate HZGC_01 chromosome 4, HZGC01, whole genome shotgun sequence genome, one interval contains:
- the LOC127510649 gene encoding gastrula zinc finger protein XlCGF52.1-like, which produces MAFIKEESEEMKIEETFRVKQEDTEEQTDLMPLKEESQELDVKEDFITAEKYFICSQTEKTCSQKSCQKIGTRSFTCFQCGKGFNHHENLKVHMRIHTGEKPFSCQQCGKGFTKNENLKKHMRIHTGEKPYTCPQCGKSFTRNGSLKVHMRLHTGETPYTCQQCGKSFTHKATIKVHMRVHTGESNYTCPQCGKSFSQNGNLNVHMRIHTGEKPFTCQQCGKGFTEKGNLKKHMRIHTGEKPFTCQQCGMSFSHKATINAHMRIHTGEKPFICSQCGRSFTHQGSLNVHTKIHTGEKSFTCDQCEKSFRRKVNLDFHMRTHSRVNRFLCHQCGMSFTDSDHLKNHVITHIGEKPFMCHHCGKTRSNKANLKIHMRVHTGEKPYKCVQCEKSFTFHTDLKHHMQTHSAKKLQCSSA; this is translated from the exons atggcgtttattaaagaggagagtgaagaaatgaagattgaagaaacattcagagtgaaacaagaagatactgaggaacaaacag ATCTGATGCCACTGAAAGAGGAGAGTCAAGAACTTGATGTAAAGGAAGATTTCATAACtgcagaaaaatattttatttgctcACAGACTGAAAAGACTTGCTCACAAAAAAGTTGTCAAAAGATTGGAACTAGAAGTTTCACCTGCTTTCAGTGTGGAAAGGGTTTTAATCACCATGaaaaccttaaagtccacatgagaattcacactggagagaagcctttctcTTGCCAACAATGTGGAAAAGGTttcactaaaaatgaaaaccttaaaaaacacatgagaattcacactggagagaaaccttacacatgccctcagtgtggaaagagtttcactagAAACGGaagccttaaagtccacatgagactTCATACGGGAGAAACcccttacacctgccaacagtgtggaaagagttttacacaTAAAGCGACgattaaagtccacatgagagttcacactggggAAAGCAATTACacatgccctcagtgtggaaagagtttcagtcaaaATGGAAACCTTAacgtccacatgagaattcacactggagagaagcctttcacctgccaacagtgtggaaaaggTTTCACTGAAAAAGGAAACCtcaaaaaacacatgagaattcacactggagaaaaacctttcacctgccaacagtgtggaatgAGTTTTTCACATAAAGCAACAATTAATgcccacatgagaattcacactggagagaagccgttcatatgctctcagtgtggaaggAGTTTTACACATCAAGGAAGCCTTAATGTCCACACaaaaattcacactggagagaagtcattcacatgtgatcagtgtgaaaAGAGCTTCAGACGTAAAGTAAACCTTGATTTCCACATGAGGACTCACTCAAGAGTAAACCGTTTTCTATGTCATCAGTGTGGAATGAGTTTCACAGACAGCGATCACCTTAAGAATCATGTAATAACTCACattggagagaagcctttcatgTGCCATCACTGTGGAAAGACTCGCTCAAACAAAGCAAACCTAAagattcacatgagagttcacacaggagagaagccttacaagtgtgttcagtgtgagaagagtttcACATTTCACACAGACCTGAAACATCACATGCAAACTCATTCTGCAAAGAAATTGCAGTGTTCATCAGCATGA